From the Candidatus Krumholzibacteriota bacterium genome, one window contains:
- a CDS encoding putative manganese transporter, giving the protein MTRSIIGIFRQTVMITGFVFVMMLLLEYLNVLTSGVWRKILSSNKWGQYLVAALLGVIPGCLGAFAVVAMYSHGFISLGAVVAAMIATSGDEAFLMLTMIPSQALIISGLLFAIGIIAGVLTDFSLGKRGISGKDEYCELEVHEDYGTCCSFSAGRTTKVWKNCSLARAVLALLLVLIIAAVVTGHIGPGEWNWIRVTVLIVSAGALFVVSTVTDHFLQEHLWEHIAKRHLPKIFLWAFGTLLLIFILREYLDLGISGHSGWGRWIFLLVACLAGLIPQSGPHLVFLTLYVSGTLPLSILLANSIVQDGHGMLPMLAESRKAFFLVKAVNILVGLLVGAAALAAGF; this is encoded by the coding sequence ATGACAAGAAGTATAATTGGTATATTCAGGCAAACGGTTATGATCACGGGATTTGTATTCGTGATGATGCTTTTGCTCGAATATCTCAATGTTCTTACGAGCGGGGTCTGGCGGAAAATCTTATCTTCCAACAAGTGGGGGCAGTATCTGGTGGCGGCTCTTCTGGGAGTAATTCCCGGCTGTCTGGGCGCGTTTGCCGTCGTCGCGATGTATTCCCACGGATTTATCAGTCTGGGCGCCGTTGTGGCGGCTATGATAGCGACAAGCGGTGATGAGGCTTTTCTGATGCTGACGATGATCCCCTCTCAGGCTCTTATAATCAGCGGACTGCTTTTCGCAATTGGGATTATAGCCGGGGTTTTAACCGATTTTTCCCTCGGGAAACGCGGGATTTCCGGCAAAGATGAATACTGCGAGCTCGAAGTTCATGAAGACTACGGCACCTGCTGCTCATTTTCAGCCGGGCGCACTACAAAGGTTTGGAAGAACTGTTCGCTTGCCAGGGCGGTTCTCGCGCTGCTTTTAGTTTTGATAATAGCTGCTGTTGTGACGGGACATATAGGCCCGGGCGAATGGAATTGGATCAGAGTAACTGTTCTGATTGTTTCAGCCGGAGCGCTTTTTGTTGTCTCTACGGTAACGGATCATTTTCTGCAGGAGCATCTCTGGGAGCATATAGCAAAAAGACATCTCCCGAAAATTTTCCTCTGGGCTTTCGGCACCCTTCTTCTGATATTTATTCTGAGGGAGTATCTGGATCTTGGAATAAGCGGACACTCAGGATGGGGGAGATGGATCTTTCTTCTGGTTGCCTGTCTGGCGGGGCTGATACCGCAATCCGGCCCCCACCTTGTTTTTCTCACCCTGTATGTGAGCGGCACACTCCCCTTGAGTATCCTTCTGGCGAATTCTATTGTTCAGGACGGTCACGGGATGCTTCCCATGCTCGCTGAATCCAGAAAGGCCTTTTTTCTGGTAAAAGCTGTTAACATTCTAGTAGGGCTGCTTGTAGGAGCAGCCGCTTTGGCGGCCGGGTTTTAA
- a CDS encoding DUF3857 domain-containing protein yields the protein MQRNGWIKYFSFAALLGLILLSAPAHLQASRESDLPPGDTPPPDLFSRLERAGTAEDHDGAASVIVYDYSRNSVKPSGVTYVDKYLIYKVLSSAGCRNRSVLNWKYDPRSSHVEVREVNIVRDGKRIPVDVSRVRDLPAPQSMIYWKDRVKTLQLPRLRINDGIEIRTFRKGFTYALLGHAENEAPAGAGSDTASTVEGDEKYIPPMPGEYFDIVLFSASKPVIEKKYVLSLPPDKRLHSEIYNGPLYSSTTYNDDCTEYAWWGLNLPSRTHEPAQPAPSDYAPKVVMATVKDWETKSRWFFDVNRGQFDVTGAIREKVDEIFRKADIEDASEERKAKALLHWVAQNIRYSGQTMGEGEGFTLHPGSMIFDQRSGVCKDIAGMLITMMRAAGMDSYAAMTMAGSRIEKVPADQFNHCVCALRGEDGSFEMYDPTWVPFNNDIWSLLEAEQDYLIGTPGGETLDRIAYSPPEESPLKIVHNAKLRRDGSLEGTFELSGSGALDSRLRRIISGSRKSELDLTVAGLIVPISSRVERIEYEFLKPDDFSSDMWVKIDYRIPRFALRVAGGYEFKSPLMKVVLNNARLFRAASVNLDERRETDLFLYYTQLIDGTERIRMPRGYETADLPSSEEIDRTYAYFKGSSREDGADLVINHRAEIRRRQIPPDGYGGFREALEEAKLWGEEIFRIEKGGN from the coding sequence TTGCAAAGAAATGGATGGATAAAGTATTTTTCCTTCGCGGCCCTGCTGGGGTTGATTCTTCTTTCAGCCCCCGCGCATTTGCAGGCCTCGCGGGAAAGTGATCTTCCGCCGGGAGATACGCCCCCGCCGGATCTGTTTTCGCGCCTGGAAAGGGCCGGAACCGCAGAGGATCACGATGGAGCAGCCAGTGTTATAGTATACGATTACTCGAGAAACAGCGTGAAACCATCCGGGGTTACCTATGTTGATAAATACCTTATTTACAAGGTTTTGAGTTCCGCTGGATGCCGGAACAGATCGGTGCTCAACTGGAAATACGATCCAAGGAGCAGTCACGTTGAGGTCCGTGAGGTGAACATCGTAAGAGACGGTAAGCGGATTCCGGTTGATGTTTCACGCGTGCGTGATCTTCCGGCTCCGCAGTCTATGATATACTGGAAGGACCGCGTCAAGACCCTTCAGCTTCCAAGACTTAGGATAAATGACGGCATTGAAATCAGAACATTCCGCAAGGGGTTTACATACGCTTTGCTCGGGCACGCTGAGAATGAAGCGCCTGCAGGAGCGGGAAGTGATACCGCATCCACTGTGGAAGGGGACGAAAAGTATATTCCCCCTATGCCCGGGGAGTACTTCGATATAGTGCTCTTCTCCGCCTCGAAACCTGTTATAGAGAAGAAGTACGTATTGAGTCTTCCGCCGGATAAGAGGCTTCACTCTGAAATATACAACGGACCCCTTTATTCCAGCACTACATATAATGATGACTGCACGGAGTACGCCTGGTGGGGGCTGAACCTGCCTTCGAGAACTCACGAACCCGCCCAGCCGGCCCCGAGCGACTATGCGCCCAAGGTTGTTATGGCGACTGTTAAAGACTGGGAGACAAAGAGCCGCTGGTTTTTTGACGTTAATCGGGGACAGTTTGATGTTACAGGGGCGATCAGAGAGAAAGTGGATGAGATATTCAGAAAAGCTGATATTGAAGACGCATCCGAAGAACGGAAAGCAAAGGCTCTTCTTCACTGGGTTGCTCAGAATATTCGTTACAGCGGACAGACTATGGGTGAGGGAGAGGGGTTTACCCTTCATCCTGGTTCCATGATATTCGATCAGCGAAGCGGTGTATGCAAGGATATCGCGGGAATGTTGATTACTATGATGCGGGCGGCTGGGATGGATAGTTACGCGGCGATGACGATGGCTGGAAGCCGTATAGAGAAAGTCCCCGCCGATCAGTTCAATCACTGCGTTTGCGCACTGAGGGGAGAGGACGGATCTTTCGAAATGTACGATCCGACATGGGTGCCGTTTAACAACGATATATGGTCGCTTCTGGAGGCGGAACAGGACTATCTAATTGGAACTCCGGGCGGGGAAACTCTTGACAGAATTGCCTACAGCCCCCCGGAAGAATCTCCGCTCAAGATTGTTCACAACGCCAAACTGCGCCGTGACGGCTCGCTGGAGGGTACGTTCGAGCTGTCGGGATCCGGAGCGCTTGACAGCAGGTTGCGCCGGATTATATCAGGAAGCCGCAAATCGGAACTTGACTTGACAGTGGCGGGACTTATCGTTCCAATAAGCAGCAGGGTGGAAAGGATCGAATATGAGTTTCTTAAGCCGGATGACTTCAGCTCGGATATGTGGGTTAAAATAGATTACCGCATCCCTCGTTTCGCGCTTCGCGTAGCGGGAGGGTACGAGTTTAAAAGTCCACTAATGAAAGTCGTTCTCAATAACGCCCGGCTTTTCCGGGCGGCTTCAGTTAATCTGGATGAACGAAGAGAAACAGATCTCTTCCTGTATTACACTCAGCTCATCGATGGAACAGAAAGAATCAGAATGCCGAGAGGCTACGAAACTGCCGATCTTCCCTCGTCTGAAGAGATAGACCGCACATACGCCTACTTTAAAGGTTCCAGCAGGGAGGACGGCGCCGACCTTGTGATCAATCACCGCGCCGAGATACGAAGGCGGCAGATTCCGCCAGACGGTTACGGCGGATTCCGCGAAGCGCTTGAGGAGGCAAAGTTATGGGGCGAAGAAATCTTCCGTATTGAGAAGGGAGGCAACTAA
- a CDS encoding DUF4136 domain-containing protein, whose protein sequence is MKKFLIPAAVVLLFLSSCSTIRVKTDFDRGADFSLYKTYRWIPENKIKPRNRLMKDQLIRKHVHSAVEREMAKMGFIKAGRSTADLLITYYIGTKRKVDVTRYGYGGWRRFHNRPVSVRKYKEGTLILDFVDAGNKQLVWRGWASSVFHGRENSAEDIAESVERLLREYPPIKRD, encoded by the coding sequence ATGAAAAAATTCCTTATACCCGCAGCTGTTGTTCTGCTCTTTTTATCCAGCTGTTCCACGATACGCGTAAAAACAGATTTTGACCGTGGCGCGGACTTCTCCCTCTACAAAACGTACAGATGGATACCCGAGAATAAGATAAAACCCCGGAACAGACTGATGAAGGACCAGCTGATAAGAAAACACGTTCATTCAGCGGTTGAGAGGGAAATGGCCAAAATGGGATTCATAAAGGCCGGGCGCTCGACAGCCGATCTTCTCATTACCTATTACATCGGAACGAAGAGAAAGGTTGACGTGACACGCTACGGATACGGCGGATGGAGACGTTTTCATAACCGGCCGGTAAGTGTGCGTAAATATAAAGAAGGGACTTTAATCCTTGATTTTGTCGACGCGGGAAACAAACAGCTCGTATGGCGGGGCTGGGCCTCCAGTGTATTTCACGGAAGGGAAAACAGCGCGGAGGATATCGCCGAATCGGTAGAAAGACTGCTCAGGGAATATCCTCCGATAAAAAGGGATTAA